The genomic segment CATTTACGATGATTTTAATAACGTCGGCCATAGGTTTATCAGTAGTGAAGTAATAAAGGAGATACGTAGAAGAAAAACGTTGCATTCTCACCGCTCTCAGTTGCTCCAATCGGTCCTTCATATTTCAGCGTGATCAATAAACGCCTCGAATCCAAATAGATGGGCACAAATGTTTGAAGAAAGATCGCCTCGGTCTCTTCACCTCAGCCAGCTGGCGAAGCTAGCTGTCCGACATGAACCCACCGCCAGTGGCCTTGAAGCAGTTGAAGGCGAAGTTAAAAGTCTCCTCAAAAGTCCTGTCAGGGTTGGAGCAGAGTACTTTTTCTTCTGAAAACCGGAGTCCTCTCTTCGTTTTTCCATACAATATGGCTGCTGGGTTCGAAGCCAGTGTTTTCTCCTGTCTAAATCTCCTCGCTCGGGGGATTAAAACAACAGTTGTGTAGAGCCGTATAATCTGCCTCTCCGCTAGCCTCCGCCGGTAATCATTCTAAAACGCACTTTTCAGACTCGGTCATGCGCAGACAAATGCACTAGCACAAGGATGAAGCCACGCCCATTGCCACCTGTGCTGCCGGTGCATTCAGGTGTTGTGGGACCTACCACAATTTGTTCTACCGTGACAATTCATTGAGGGGGGTACTAACTgggatttattttctttgtttgacGAAATATCAAGGTTTAATTATTCTTTGGACATTCAGAGAATTAATGaaattttcatttacatttttgaccTGCTCCAGATCAGAATTTGCTTCAAATTGTTACATAATTACAATTTTGGATTATCTTgacaaaattacaataaaatacgtAGCCCAGTAGATGCGTGATGCAAAATAAACCCATACAAGAAGAAATGAAGTCTGAAAAACACATCTTAACATACTGTTGAGCAGACACGCAAAATGCTTTTCTAAAAGCAAATCTGGGTTGCTGATATCTTGTTACCATAGAGGGCATACGATTATTACGTAAGAAAACCCTGAACTACTGTACACAAAGATTGACTCTAAACATGACTGACCCCTTGTGGACAGAGGAATAAACACATTAAACGAtactgtttccattttttttttattgtacaggaGGGCAGGGGAACAGGCTAGTGAACGTTTGTGCGCCAAGCTGACGTTAACACAGAGTATCCTCCTTCTGCCTTTATTTACCAGAACCAGAACGTGTACTTAAATTATTTCAATATAAAACTCCCTGTGGCAATGCTAGGTTTCTACACAGCATTGAAAACCTATGGTGCCAATAATGggctccaaaaaacaaaaatctgaacATGTATTGAGAACGCCTTTATTGAAACTTTCCTTCCTTAGCATTTCCGACACACCGTACATCAGCATTGCAAGCTGGCTAAGTGCAGTGGATGGTGCTCAACAAGGAGAAGCATGTTGTCATGCTCGTAACACTAAGGTGGATTGTGTCTATACAGTGAAATTAAACAGCAACGTTTTCCACCagaaatagttgtttttttaaactgagtttcaaaacaaaaaataaaaaataaaacaatctgaAGGGTTTTACAGTTATGGGGCAAAATTCCAACAACTTGATTTGCACACAGGGTGGGGAGAAAAGGAGACTGGAACATGTTAGAGGTCATGGTCATCTTCTTCATCTGGGAGTGCCGTTTCTGATGCAATCTGGACAAATAAGGACATTAGGTCACTATCTTTTGAAGTCTAAAGTCAAAATCCTCAGTATATTCCACTTACTTGAAGCTCCGCCTCATACTTGGCAGCCATGGCTGGGTCCATTGCAACCTCTGGGGGGGCGAGAGCAGGCATTTCAACAAACTCCATGTTGGGATCCCCGGCTAATTTCTTTGCTAGCCACAGGAAAGGCTTCTCAAAGTTGTAGTTACTCTTGGCGGAAATGTCGTAGTACTGGAACgagagcagtaaaaaaaaaaaagtcacttttggGACTCGCGTGGCTTACGGTATGATGTGAAGTTGTTTGTGAGTATAACCTGCAGGTTCTTCTTGCGGTGAAAGACGATGCTTTTGGCTTTGACTTTCCTATCTTTGATGTCGACCTTGTTACCGCAGAGCACGATTGGAATgttttcacacacacgcaccaagTCACGATGCCAATTGGGCACGTTCTTGTAGGTGACTCGTGAAGTGACGTCAAACATGATGATGGCACACTGGGCtgtgggagggggaaaaaacagccaTTTTTGCATGAAAGCAAATAtctactttgtttttttattcatttgaatgCCATGTGGAGTATGACTGTCACCTTGAATGTAGTAGCCATCTCTCAGGCCTCCAAACTTCTCCTGTCCAGCTGTGTCCCACACATTAAACTTGATGGCTCCTCTATTGGTGTGAAAAGTCAGCGGGTGCACCTCCACTCCCAGAGTAGCTAAACATACAATATAAGAAATGCATCTCATTATCATGAACAGGTGACCACTGAATGGACATTTAGAACTTGGCAGGCATCGATATGAAATCTTTTCTCATGAGTTATTTGCATTTTCAATTAGTAATTggggagaaaataaataatatttctcTTAAGTAATTTGTAAATTTCCCCTCAAATGAAAAACTAGCCAAATAAGTTAGATTTCAATATTTGTATGGATGGGTTTGCCCAATCCTGGAATTTGGTAACGAGCATTTTAGGAAAGGTATGCTTGCTGTTTGTAACCACATTATAACATGGACAATTATGGACCGTTCAGAGcagtctttttcattttttattgaaacAAGGAAGGCACACCATTAAAAAGTTACAGAAAGTGGATACACTGGTTAATTATGTACCCCCTGCCATCtagtaaaaagtacatttaattgttctgcctgacACTGCATCACTCTGCATGGATAGATGAAGAAATTATTTGCAGAAAATATtttctgtatgtactgtgttACTTGCCAAAGGACACTTACGGTTGCTTGTTTACTTTCATGTGTAGCAACTATGAATGACATGCACACTTGGTATCTGATCCAATGGTGAAAGGAGATGTCAAAACTTTCCCATCTGTAGTCACCTCAGACAACAATGTAAAGAATAAG from the Vanacampus margaritifer isolate UIUO_Vmar chromosome 10, RoL_Vmar_1.0, whole genome shotgun sequence genome contains:
- the ran gene encoding GTP-binding nuclear protein Ran, with amino-acid sequence MSQGETPVAIFKLVLVGDGGTGKTTFVKRHLTGEFEKKYVATLGVEVHPLTFHTNRGAIKFNVWDTAGQEKFGGLRDGYYIQAQCAIIMFDVTSRVTYKNVPNWHRDLVRVCENIPIVLCGNKVDIKDRKVKAKSIVFHRKKNLQYYDISAKSNYNFEKPFLWLAKKLAGDPNMEFVEMPALAPPEVAMDPAMAAKYEAELQIASETALPDEEDDHDL